The following are encoded in a window of Bacillota bacterium genomic DNA:
- the spoIIGA gene encoding sigma-E processing peptidase SpoIIGA gives MREQQELHEVTPVPGTPYIYVDMLFLINFLMDYAVLWAAARLAQVRIVPWRLGSAAVAGALYSVLVLLPGLKFLSPLWVRLLMSLLMLIIGFVPLSWQRFGQLFLYFYLVAFTMGGAVLGFIYFIGNISIHPAFGNLPLPYLWLAVALGTAVLLGKWGAAFLQRTFLQGLLKVPVRIKIQEHEVRVDGLVDTGNQLVDPLTGAPVIIVEYGVLAPFLPAGIKNIFSSGGEVDTVKLSEGFQEEGWPLSLRLIPFTTIGKRHGMLVGFKPAEISLFIGDRQVRKNNVIVGIYSRRLSPRGTYRALLHPDLIYASANS, from the coding sequence ATGAGAGAGCAGCAGGAATTACATGAGGTGACCCCTGTGCCCGGAACTCCCTATATCTATGTTGATATGCTATTTTTAATCAATTTTTTAATGGATTATGCGGTTCTTTGGGCGGCAGCCCGCCTTGCCCAAGTCCGGATTGTACCCTGGCGGCTGGGGAGCGCGGCCGTTGCTGGCGCCCTGTACAGTGTCCTTGTTCTTCTCCCCGGGTTAAAATTTTTGTCCCCCCTCTGGGTCAGGCTTTTAATGTCTTTGTTAATGCTGATCATCGGGTTTGTGCCTTTGTCCTGGCAGAGGTTTGGCCAGCTGTTTCTTTACTTTTATCTGGTTGCTTTCACGATGGGAGGTGCCGTGCTCGGGTTTATTTATTTTATCGGCAATATTTCCATTCATCCCGCCTTTGGCAATCTTCCTCTTCCGTATCTCTGGCTTGCCGTTGCGCTGGGAACGGCAGTTCTCCTTGGCAAATGGGGGGCCGCTTTTCTCCAGAGAACCTTCCTGCAGGGCCTTTTAAAGGTTCCCGTGAGGATCAAAATCCAGGAGCACGAAGTAAGGGTCGACGGCCTGGTCGACACCGGAAATCAACTGGTAGATCCCCTCACGGGAGCACCGGTAATCATTGTCGAGTACGGGGTCCTGGCCCCCTTTTTGCCGGCAGGTATTAAAAATATATTCAGCAGTGGAGGGGAAGTGGATACGGTAAAGTTATCCGAAGGTTTTCAGGAAGAAGGGTGGCCGCTTTCCTTGAGGCTGATTCCCTTCACCACGATCGGAAAGCGCCACGGGATGCTGGTGGGGTTTAAACCTGCAGAGATATCGCTCTTCATAGGTGACCGTCAGGTGCGAAAAAACAATGTGATCGTGGGGATTTACAGCAGGCGCTTATCCCCGAGGGGGACCTACCGGGCCCTGCTCCATCCCGATTTGATTTATGCCTCGGCCAACTCTTAA
- the nrdG gene encoding anaerobic ribonucleoside-triphosphate reductase activating protein, translating to MVSEVAAVIRIAGITRESVVDGPGLRFVIFAQGCPHRCAGCHNPETWDFEGGREVDEEELLKLIQESKLIRGVTFSGGEPFAQAKGFASLAGRIKEMGLDLVTYTGYTFEEILAKSKEDRDTERLLKLTDLLVDGPYLSHERDLSLPFRGSRNQRLILVPASLAAGRVVLADL from the coding sequence ATGGTTAGTGAGGTGGCTGCCGTGATAAGAATCGCGGGAATAACCAGAGAGAGTGTTGTGGACGGCCCGGGCCTGCGGTTTGTGATTTTCGCCCAGGGGTGCCCCCACCGCTGCGCGGGCTGCCATAACCCCGAAACCTGGGACTTTGAAGGCGGCCGGGAAGTGGATGAGGAAGAGCTTTTAAAATTGATCCAGGAGAGCAAATTGATCCGGGGTGTCACCTTTTCCGGGGGAGAGCCTTTTGCCCAGGCAAAGGGCTTTGCCTCCCTTGCGGGCCGGATTAAAGAAATGGGTTTGGATCTCGTCACCTATACAGGGTATACTTTTGAAGAGATTCTTGCGAAATCTAAAGAAGATCGGGATACGGAGCGCCTCCTGAAATTGACCGATCTCCTTGTAGACGGCCCGTATCTTTCACATGAGCGGGACCTCTCCCTGCCCTTTCGCGGCTCCCGGAACCAGCGTTTGATCCTCGTGCCTGCCTCTCTCGCGGCAGGAAGGGTGGTTCTTGCGGATCTTTAG
- the nrdD gene encoding anaerobic ribonucleoside-triphosphate reductase: MFTRIKKRDGREVPFDDTKITDAIFKAARAVGGEDRETAVALTLEVLRMLKQRYNGQIFGVEDVQDVVEKVLIEKGHARTAKAYILYRDKRTRIREAKSELMDVVEEIIKETDRDNANVGNSPSAKMLQIASAASRKYYLSRLLDDDFSLAHSRGDIHIHDLDFYATTINCLQIPLERLLQEGFNTGHGYIRPPKRPGSATALAAIILQSSQNDMFGGQSFPFFDRQMAPFVEGADENEVYQAMEALVYNLNSMHSRAGSQVPFSSINLGTDTSEAGRKVTRNFLLAYEAGLGRGENPIFPNVIFRVKKGVNFDPGDPNYDLFKLAVRVASKRLNPTFSFMDAPFNAPFGDQVAYMGCRSRVMDNRRGPAVTTGRGNLSFTTINLPRLAIKAERSLKAFYRLLDEVMELAVNQLFHRFKVQCKLKVKDLPFVMGQGLYLGSEGLKQEDSIEPAIINGTLAVGLIGLAEALVALTGYHHGQCEEAQALGLEIVAYMRKKVDEAAERFNLNYTLLATPAEGLAGRFVKLDRKEFGIIPGVTNREYYTNSFHIPVYHPISIYDKIRLEGPYHKYCNAGHISYVELASPPQHNPEAVEAIVRHMSSCGMGYAGINYPVDFCCNCNLSGVINESTCPRCGSAEIRRIRRITGYLSTIDRFNDSKICELNDRLIHG; the protein is encoded by the coding sequence TTGTTTACCAGGATCAAGAAGAGAGATGGGCGGGAGGTCCCCTTTGATGATACGAAGATTACCGATGCGATCTTTAAAGCCGCCCGCGCGGTGGGAGGGGAAGACCGGGAAACCGCGGTTGCCCTGACCCTGGAAGTGCTCCGCATGCTGAAGCAGAGGTACAACGGGCAGATCTTCGGGGTTGAGGATGTCCAGGATGTGGTAGAAAAGGTTCTCATCGAAAAGGGTCATGCCAGGACCGCCAAGGCGTACATCCTCTACCGGGACAAGCGCACCCGGATTCGTGAAGCCAAAAGCGAACTGATGGATGTGGTGGAGGAGATCATTAAAGAGACCGACCGCGACAATGCAAATGTTGGAAACTCTCCCTCTGCAAAAATGCTGCAGATTGCCAGTGCCGCCAGCAGGAAGTATTATCTCTCCCGACTCCTGGATGACGATTTTTCCCTTGCCCACAGCCGGGGGGACATTCACATCCACGACCTCGACTTCTACGCCACCACTATAAATTGCCTGCAGATCCCGCTGGAGAGATTGCTCCAGGAAGGTTTCAATACCGGGCACGGCTACATCAGGCCCCCCAAGCGGCCGGGTTCGGCCACGGCCCTTGCCGCCATCATTCTCCAGAGCTCCCAGAACGATATGTTCGGCGGGCAGTCCTTTCCCTTTTTTGACCGCCAGATGGCTCCCTTTGTTGAGGGAGCGGATGAGAACGAGGTCTACCAGGCCATGGAGGCCCTTGTTTATAACCTTAACAGCATGCATTCCCGGGCGGGAAGCCAGGTGCCTTTTTCATCAATCAACCTGGGCACAGATACCTCCGAGGCCGGGCGAAAGGTGACACGCAACTTCCTGCTGGCCTACGAGGCGGGGCTGGGGCGCGGGGAGAACCCCATCTTCCCCAATGTGATCTTCAGGGTGAAAAAGGGCGTCAACTTCGACCCCGGAGACCCGAACTATGATTTATTCAAGCTGGCCGTACGGGTTGCCAGCAAGCGCCTGAACCCTACCTTCAGCTTCATGGACGCCCCCTTTAACGCGCCTTTTGGAGATCAGGTAGCCTATATGGGATGCCGGAGCAGGGTGATGGACAACCGCCGGGGGCCTGCTGTCACAACCGGACGGGGCAATCTTTCCTTCACCACCATTAATCTGCCGCGCCTTGCCATTAAAGCTGAGCGCAGCCTGAAAGCATTTTACCGGCTCCTGGACGAAGTTATGGAACTGGCCGTCAATCAGCTTTTCCACCGCTTTAAGGTACAGTGCAAATTGAAGGTGAAGGATCTTCCCTTTGTGATGGGACAGGGGCTTTATTTGGGTTCGGAGGGGCTCAAGCAGGAGGATTCCATAGAACCTGCCATCATCAATGGAACCCTTGCTGTCGGACTGATCGGACTGGCCGAGGCCCTGGTTGCCCTGACGGGTTACCACCACGGACAGTGCGAGGAAGCCCAGGCTCTGGGCCTGGAGATTGTCGCTTACATGCGCAAGAAGGTTGATGAGGCAGCTGAGAGATTTAATCTGAATTACACCTTGCTGGCTACACCTGCCGAAGGGCTGGCGGGCCGCTTCGTGAAGCTGGATCGCAAGGAGTTCGGGATCATCCCGGGTGTCACAAACCGCGAGTATTATACCAACTCTTTCCATATTCCTGTTTACCATCCCATCAGCATCTACGACAAGATCCGTCTCGAGGGCCCCTACCACAAATATTGCAATGCCGGTCACATCAGCTATGTGGAGCTGGCCTCACCGCCCCAGCACAACCCGGAGGCAGTTGAGGCCATCGTGCGCCACATGAGCTCATGCGGGATGGGGTATGCCGGCATCAACTACCCTGTTGATTTCTGCTGCAACTGCAACCTGTCCGGAGTGATCAATGAGAGCACCTGCCCCCGCTGCGGATCCGCCGAGATCCGCCGCATCCGGAGGATCACCGGGTATCTGAGCACCATTGACCGCTTCAACGACAGCAAGATTTGCGAATTGAACGATCGTCTCATCCATGGTTAG
- a CDS encoding heavy-metal-associated domain-containing protein, translating into MKDLTLVVTGMSCGHCKKAVEEGVKRLAGVEEAVADLERGLLRVTFDPHKVSLAEIQDAVVEAGYGVQPAR; encoded by the coding sequence TTGAAAGATTTAACCCTGGTTGTTACGGGAATGAGCTGCGGCCATTGCAAAAAAGCGGTTGAAGAAGGGGTGAAAAGGCTGGCCGGGGTGGAGGAGGCGGTTGCAGATCTGGAACGGGGCCTGCTGAGGGTGACCTTCGATCCTCATAAGGTTTCTCTGGCCGAGATTCAGGACGCCGTAGTGGAGGCTGGCTACGGGGTGCAGCCTGCAAGGTGA
- the sigG gene encoding RNA polymerase sporulation sigma factor SigG, with product MVNKVEICGVNTAKLSVLTNSQMRELFLAVKAGDRSAREKLIRGNLRLVLSVIQRFANRGEYVDDLFQVGCIGLIKAIDNFDLSQNVKFSTYAVPMIIGEIRRYLRDNNPIRVSRSLRDIAYKAIQVRESLINRHSREPSLNEIAGELNIPREEVIFAMDAIQEPVSLFEPIYHDGGDPIFVMDQIGDEKNQDANWLERIAVREALRKLSDREKLILALRFFEGKTQMEVAEEIGISQAQVSRLEKAALNHMRKYI from the coding sequence ATGGTTAACAAAGTTGAGATTTGCGGTGTAAATACAGCTAAACTCTCAGTTTTAACAAATTCCCAGATGCGTGAACTGTTTCTTGCGGTAAAGGCGGGTGACAGGTCGGCGCGCGAGAAGCTGATCAGAGGAAATCTTCGCCTTGTACTCAGCGTCATCCAGCGCTTTGCAAACCGGGGGGAGTATGTTGACGATTTATTTCAGGTAGGGTGCATCGGCTTGATTAAGGCAATCGATAACTTCGATCTCAGCCAAAATGTGAAATTTTCGACCTATGCTGTTCCCATGATCATTGGGGAGATCCGGCGCTACCTGAGAGACAACAATCCCATCCGGGTCAGCCGCTCCCTGCGTGATATTGCTTACAAGGCAATTCAGGTAAGGGAGTCGCTGATTAACAGGCACTCCCGGGAGCCTTCTCTGAATGAAATCGCCGGAGAACTGAATATTCCCAGGGAAGAAGTTATTTTTGCAATGGATGCCATCCAGGAACCGGTCTCCCTGTTTGAACCCATCTATCACGACGGTGGAGATCCCATTTTCGTCATGGATCAAATTGGAGATGAAAAAAACCAGGATGCCAACTGGCTGGAAAGGATTGCTGTTCGGGAAGCCCTCCGGAAGTTGAGCGACCGGGAAAAGCTGATCCTTGCCTTGCGTTTTTTCGAAGGAAAAACTCAGATGGAGGTAGCCGAGGAAATCGGAATTTCTCAGGCGCAGGTATCCCGCCTGGAGAAGGCAGCCTTAAATCACATGCGGAAATACATTTAA
- the proC gene encoding pyrroline-5-carboxylate reductase, with translation MAARRKVGVIGAGAMGSALVAGFLQAGLVNPEDIFVSDIRRECLEVLAGRLQVAVTEDNREVARAGEVVICAVKPAQVKSVLTEIAPYLTPGHLFISVAAGITISFIEASLPPGIPVLRAMPNVPALIGEGITALALGKHAGAREREEGEALFGAVGRVVVLPEENMDAVTGLSGSGPAYIAIILEALADGGVKAGLPRQVAFELALQTMIGTARMIQCTGDHPGLLKDRVASPGGSTIYGLHVLEAGGLRGLLVGAVEAASQRARALQISFEENKGSKNS, from the coding sequence ATCGCTGCTAGAAGAAAGGTTGGCGTCATCGGCGCCGGGGCGATGGGAAGCGCGCTTGTGGCAGGATTCTTACAGGCAGGCCTCGTAAATCCGGAGGACATTTTTGTCAGCGACATCAGGCGTGAATGCCTTGAGGTGCTGGCAGGGCGGTTACAGGTGGCGGTGACGGAAGACAACAGAGAGGTTGCCCGGGCCGGGGAGGTGGTGATCTGCGCCGTCAAACCTGCTCAGGTAAAATCTGTTTTAACCGAAATTGCTCCCTACCTTACCCCAGGCCATTTATTTATCTCGGTTGCGGCGGGAATCACGATTTCTTTTATCGAGGCCAGTTTGCCCCCCGGAATTCCCGTGCTCAGAGCGATGCCAAATGTACCCGCTTTGATCGGGGAGGGGATCACAGCCCTCGCCCTGGGCAAACACGCAGGTGCAAGGGAAAGGGAGGAAGGGGAGGCCCTCTTCGGTGCGGTGGGCAGGGTCGTTGTCCTGCCGGAGGAGAATATGGATGCTGTCACAGGTTTGAGTGGAAGCGGACCCGCCTATATCGCGATAATTCTGGAGGCTCTGGCAGATGGCGGGGTAAAGGCAGGGCTTCCCAGACAGGTGGCTTTTGAACTTGCTCTTCAGACAATGATCGGCACCGCCAGGATGATCCAGTGCACCGGGGACCACCCCGGTCTTCTTAAAGACAGGGTTGCCTCCCCGGGCGGCAGCACGATTTACGGGCTCCACGTCTTGGAGGCAGGCGGCCTGCGAGGTCTTTTGGTTGGTGCTGTAGAAGCTGCTTCGCAAAGAGCCAGGGCATTACAAATTTCTTTCGAGGAAAATAAAGGATCGAAGAACTCATGA
- a CDS encoding YggU family protein: protein MPNLRPWVNPTGNCVRIQVKVQPRAARNEIAGVAGDYVKVRLTAPPVEGEANKLLQKFLGEVFGCGAGNVKILKGLTSSRKLVEINGVTLEEVARLVESSS, encoded by the coding sequence GTGCCGAACTTGAGGCCGTGGGTAAATCCGACCGGCAACTGTGTCAGAATCCAGGTTAAGGTGCAGCCCCGGGCGGCCAGGAACGAGATTGCAGGGGTGGCCGGGGATTATGTCAAGGTGAGGCTCACTGCTCCTCCCGTAGAGGGAGAGGCCAACAAACTCCTGCAAAAGTTTCTCGGAGAAGTTTTCGGGTGCGGGGCCGGGAATGTTAAAATTTTAAAGGGGTTGACCAGCTCAAGGAAGCTGGTGGAAATAAACGGTGTTACGCTCGAAGAAGTGGCCCGCCTGGTAGAAAGTTCTTCCTAA
- a CDS encoding YggT family protein: MNYGRFLIALISVGVEIYVWLILARVILSFLRPRTFNPIIRFIYEVTEPLLALCRRFLPGPALGLDFSPLLAIIFLELMKYALVNLVARLLL, encoded by the coding sequence ATGAATTACGGCCGTTTTCTGATTGCCTTGATTTCAGTTGGAGTAGAGATCTATGTATGGCTTATTCTGGCAAGGGTAATTCTTTCTTTTCTCCGCCCCCGCACTTTCAACCCGATCATCAGGTTTATTTACGAAGTGACCGAGCCCCTTCTTGCCCTTTGCCGTAGATTTTTGCCGGGCCCCGCGCTGGGCCTCGATTTTTCTCCTCTGCTGGCGATTATTTTTCTGGAGCTGATGAAGTACGCGCTGGTCAACCTGGTGGCGCGCTTGCTCCTCTAG
- the spoIIR gene encoding stage II sporulation protein R: MKHRLRALLLLGILVTGSLLFRENLQAKKAYTRDNLIRLHIIANSDEARDQAVKYRVRDALIESLKPRLKGLNYREVKTYLEQNRVRIAKIAAQAAAASGFSYPVRVEVGRFEFPARAYGDVVYPAGRYEAVRVVLGKGEGSNWWCVLFPPLCFVDLSSANQTSVSQAAGEALTQEDGSEQDVFSLRLRVWDWLQDEAEHLARLISS; the protein is encoded by the coding sequence ATGAAGCACAGGTTGAGAGCTCTCTTGCTTTTGGGGATCTTGGTGACAGGAAGTCTCCTTTTTCGGGAGAATCTGCAGGCAAAGAAAGCTTATACAAGGGACAATTTGATCAGGCTCCACATCATTGCAAACAGTGATGAGGCGCGGGATCAGGCTGTCAAGTACCGGGTCCGGGATGCCCTGATTGAAAGCTTAAAGCCCAGGTTGAAAGGTTTAAATTACAGAGAAGTCAAGACCTATCTCGAGCAAAACCGCGTCCGGATTGCCAAAATTGCTGCCCAGGCTGCGGCTGCCTCCGGTTTTTCCTATCCTGTCCGGGTTGAAGTCGGGAGGTTTGAATTTCCTGCCCGCGCCTACGGGGATGTCGTGTATCCGGCAGGCAGGTACGAGGCAGTGCGCGTCGTTCTCGGGAAGGGAGAGGGAAGCAACTGGTGGTGCGTCCTCTTTCCACCCCTTTGTTTTGTAGATCTGTCAAGTGCAAACCAAACAAGTGTGAGTCAGGCAGCTGGGGAAGCGCTGACCCAGGAAGACGGTTCGGAACAGGATGTTTTCAGTCTCCGGCTGCGGGTTTGGGACTGGCTCCAGGATGAGGCCGAACACCTGGCGCGTTTGATCAGTTCTTAG
- the pgeF gene encoding peptidoglycan editing factor PgeF → MAFVLKKKGSVPYLVVPRFGGKAHVRVVFSTRHGGISQGPFASLNLGFHTGDFPARVAANRRILYSILGLKEEQTFTTRQVHGNRVFVIKDSRDLAVKGLVEADAQVTALKGVALTGFFADCLAVYLYDPVGDVIGLAHAGWRGTVSGIARKCLEAMRQHFGSEPERCFAALSPAAGPCCYEVGEVVADAVRKVFPEEWGVLLPAGAGRWKLDLWRANFEMLHEIGLKRENITVSRLCTICRQDLFFSYRGSGGTTGRMAALLLLEV, encoded by the coding sequence ATGGCTTTTGTTTTAAAAAAGAAGGGCAGCGTCCCCTACCTCGTCGTGCCCCGTTTCGGGGGAAAGGCCCACGTCCGGGTTGTATTCTCTACGCGTCACGGGGGAATCAGCCAGGGCCCCTTCGCCTCACTCAATTTAGGTTTCCATACCGGGGACTTCCCCGCACGGGTTGCCGCGAACCGGAGGATCCTGTACAGCATCCTGGGCCTGAAAGAGGAACAAACTTTTACGACCCGGCAGGTTCACGGGAACCGGGTTTTCGTCATCAAAGACAGCCGGGATCTGGCCGTGAAAGGGTTGGTGGAGGCAGACGCCCAGGTAACAGCACTGAAGGGTGTGGCCCTCACCGGTTTTTTTGCCGACTGCCTTGCGGTTTATCTCTACGATCCGGTGGGGGATGTCATCGGTCTGGCCCACGCGGGCTGGCGCGGCACCGTGTCCGGCATTGCCCGGAAGTGTCTTGAGGCCATGAGACAACATTTCGGAAGTGAGCCGGAAAGGTGTTTTGCCGCCCTGTCTCCCGCTGCAGGTCCCTGCTGCTATGAAGTGGGAGAGGTGGTTGCAGACGCGGTCAGGAAGGTGTTTCCGGAGGAATGGGGGGTGCTTCTCCCGGCCGGTGCAGGCAGGTGGAAACTGGATCTCTGGCGGGCTAATTTTGAAATGCTGCATGAGATTGGCCTCAAAAGAGAAAATATTACTGTAAGCAGGCTCTGCACAATCTGCCGCCAGGATTTATTTTTCTCCTACCGGGGGAGCGGAGGGACCACGGGCCGGATGGCGGCCCTCTTGCTGCTTGAAGTATAA
- a CDS encoding cell division protein SepF, with protein sequence MSSGWFEKIMSFIGFAESYEGEEDEEPIQAVAEDRGRKRAPVLSLHTSPEAKIIVASPVAFDEAEKIAGHLKSRKSVIVNFEHTPKDVAQRIIDFLSGAVFVLNGSTLKITAETFLFVPSNFSIHSEGLAGEWKENPFLRWDREG encoded by the coding sequence ATGAGTTCTGGTTGGTTTGAAAAAATCATGTCTTTTATCGGATTTGCAGAAAGCTACGAGGGTGAAGAGGATGAAGAGCCCATCCAGGCGGTGGCTGAGGACCGCGGGCGGAAGCGCGCCCCGGTTTTGAGTCTCCATACTTCGCCTGAGGCAAAGATTATCGTGGCGTCGCCAGTTGCCTTTGACGAAGCTGAAAAGATTGCAGGCCACTTAAAGAGCCGGAAGTCTGTAATCGTAAACTTCGAACATACTCCAAAAGATGTGGCGCAGCGGATTATTGACTTTTTGAGTGGAGCTGTTTTCGTGCTGAACGGCAGCACTTTAAAAATTACTGCGGAGACCTTTCTTTTTGTGCCCAGCAATTTTTCGATTCATTCTGAGGGTTTGGCAGGTGAGTGGAAGGAAAACCCTTTTTTGAGATGGGACCGGGAGGGGTAA
- the nrdR gene encoding transcriptional repressor NrdR, translating to MRCPYCKKEESRVLDSRSAEDGYAIRRRRECFHCGRRFTTYERIEETPLWVVKKDGRRELFNREKLLRGMMKACEKRYATLETLSGLVDEIERTLREGPENEVFSQTIGHLVMEHLRKVDKVAYVRFASVYREFKDVGEILTCLEELGVERKTEEIC from the coding sequence TTGCGTTGTCCTTACTGCAAAAAAGAGGAGTCAAGGGTCCTCGATTCCCGCTCTGCCGAAGATGGATATGCAATCAGACGCCGCCGTGAGTGTTTTCACTGCGGCCGGCGCTTTACAACGTACGAGCGGATTGAGGAGACCCCCCTGTGGGTGGTCAAAAAAGACGGGCGGAGAGAGCTTTTTAACCGGGAAAAGCTGTTGCGGGGGATGATGAAAGCCTGCGAAAAAAGGTACGCAACCTTAGAGACGCTGTCGGGTTTGGTGGATGAGATCGAGCGCACACTAAGGGAGGGCCCCGAGAACGAAGTTTTCAGCCAAACCATTGGGCATCTGGTCATGGAGCATTTGCGGAAGGTGGACAAGGTAGCTTACGTCCGCTTCGCCTCGGTCTACAGGGAATTTAAGGATGTCGGGGAAATCCTCACCTGTTTAGAAGAGCTGGGTGTTGAGAGAAAGACTGAAGAAATATGTTAG
- the sigE gene encoding RNA polymerase sporulation sigma factor SigE encodes MGVIRFQLGWFFKLLLIRVLQRLRYPSHLYYIGNHEALPPPLTSDEETVLLNQLETGDISVRNALIERNLRLVVYIARKFESTGIGIEDLVSIGTIGLIKAVNTFKPQRKIKLATYASRCIENEILMHLRRSSKARAEVSFDEPLNIDWDGNELLLSDVLGTENDLIYRELEEEVDRKLLYQAIGKLSPRERKIMELRFGLSGGKEKTQKEVADLLGISQSYISRLEKRIIKRLKKEICRFE; translated from the coding sequence ATGGGAGTTATCAGGTTCCAGTTAGGCTGGTTTTTCAAGCTTTTATTGATTCGAGTCCTGCAGAGGTTGAGGTACCCTTCTCACCTTTACTATATCGGCAATCACGAAGCACTCCCGCCGCCCCTGACCAGCGACGAGGAAACGGTTCTCTTGAATCAATTAGAAACGGGGGACATTAGTGTCAGAAACGCCCTCATCGAAAGAAATTTAAGGCTGGTGGTTTATATTGCTAGAAAATTCGAAAGCACCGGAATTGGAATCGAGGACCTGGTTTCCATTGGCACGATTGGCTTGATCAAGGCGGTTAATACCTTTAAACCCCAGCGTAAAATTAAGCTGGCAACATACGCTTCCCGTTGCATCGAAAACGAAATTTTAATGCACCTGCGCCGGAGCAGCAAAGCGCGGGCAGAAGTCTCCTTTGACGAACCTCTCAATATAGATTGGGATGGGAACGAACTCCTTCTCTCGGATGTCCTGGGCACGGAAAACGATCTCATTTACCGGGAGCTGGAGGAGGAAGTAGACCGGAAACTTCTTTATCAGGCGATCGGTAAGCTTTCCCCCAGGGAGCGGAAGATCATGGAACTCCGGTTCGGGCTCTCCGGGGGGAAGGAAAAAACCCAGAAGGAGGTCGCGGATCTTTTAGGGATTTCGCAGTCTTACATTTCACGCCTCGAGAAGCGGATTATTAAGCGTTTGAAGAAAGAGATTTGCCGTTTTGAATAG
- a CDS encoding YlmC/YmxH family sporulation protein yields the protein MVKISELRLRDVINIVDGKRLGTIKDIEIDVEAGKIKALVLPGTARFLGFLTRSDEVIVPWEKIIRIGVDVILVELNSFSQPKRSET from the coding sequence ATGGTAAAAATATCGGAACTCCGGCTGCGTGATGTAATAAATATTGTTGACGGAAAAAGGCTGGGGACGATTAAAGATATTGAGATTGACGTGGAGGCCGGAAAGATAAAAGCCCTTGTTCTCCCGGGAACCGCCCGCTTCTTAGGTTTTCTCACAAGGAGCGATGAAGTAATCGTTCCCTGGGAAAAAATTATCAGAATCGGTGTTGATGTGATTCTTGTAGAGCTGAATTCCTTTAGCCAGCCGAAGCGCTCCGAAACCTGA
- a CDS encoding YggS family pyridoxal phosphate-dependent enzyme, with protein sequence MRRLEQVAARIARAAQRAGRNPSEVKLVAVTKGVNTERLKKVLPYGLRVFGENRVQEFLKKYEILGEQAEWHMIGHLQRNKAKYLAGKVALIHSLESLELAKLLDRLSPAHGRSWRVLIQVNVAGEATKYGVAPSRLGQFLDAIRDLQGLEVCGLMTIAPYCEDPEEVRPVFRRLRELREEMAETRRWLNLEHLSMGMSNDFEVAVEEGATLVRIGSALFGG encoded by the coding sequence ATCCGGCGCCTGGAGCAGGTTGCTGCCAGGATTGCCCGGGCAGCTCAGCGGGCGGGCCGTAACCCCTCAGAGGTAAAGCTCGTGGCCGTGACTAAAGGAGTAAACACGGAGCGGCTGAAAAAGGTTTTACCTTACGGTTTGAGGGTTTTTGGCGAGAACCGTGTCCAGGAGTTTCTTAAAAAATACGAAATCCTGGGAGAACAGGCAGAGTGGCATATGATCGGCCACCTGCAGCGCAATAAGGCAAAATACCTGGCGGGGAAGGTTGCCCTGATTCATTCCCTCGAGAGCCTTGAACTGGCAAAGCTTCTCGATAGGCTGAGCCCCGCTCATGGCCGTTCGTGGCGGGTTTTGATCCAGGTAAACGTTGCCGGGGAGGCCACCAAATACGGTGTCGCCCCCTCAAGGCTGGGTCAGTTTTTAGATGCAATCAGGGATCTGCAGGGGTTGGAGGTATGCGGCCTCATGACCATTGCACCCTACTGCGAGGATCCGGAGGAGGTGCGGCCGGTATTCCGGAGGCTGCGGGAGCTGAGAGAAGAAATGGCAGAGACCAGGCGCTGGCTTAATCTGGAGCATCTTTCGATGGGGATGAGCAACGATTTCGAGGTTGCGGTAGAGGAGGGAGCAACCCTGGTAAGGATCGGGAGCGCATTGTTCGGCGGTTAA